The Rutidosis leptorrhynchoides isolate AG116_Rl617_1_P2 unplaced genomic scaffold, CSIRO_AGI_Rlap_v1 contig237, whole genome shotgun sequence genome includes a region encoding these proteins:
- the LOC139882154 gene encoding uncharacterized protein, with protein MLGDIWPCTRRRRAARHIKEFTTGTSIKIGGSLFDHVAHLKARNLWYRERKRLPHTVVVNNAMRDLQDWQRAQAKPRQDNRRSILVNRDQESRWRKPPTKILKCNFDGSIHEINERSSYGAVVRDDQGRLQGGLSGYLDVLLSSIFTEVYAFRETMRWLLL; from the coding sequence ATGCTGGGAGACATATGGCCATGTACTAGAAGGAGACGGGCTGCCAGACATATTAAAGAATTTACTACAGGGACCTCAATCAAAATTGGAGGAAGCTTGTTCGATCATGTGGCACATCTGAAAGCGCGAAACCTTTGGTATCGTGAGCGGAAAAGATTGCCACATACAGTTGTGGTAAATAACGCGATGAGAGACCTACAAGATTGGCAGAGAGCTCAGGCTAAACCTCGACAAGATAATCGGAGAAGCATACTGGTGAACAGAGATCAGGAAAGTAGATGGCGTAAACCACCAACAAAAATCCTTAAATGTAACTTTGATGGGTCAATACATGAAATCAATGAAAGATCAAGCTACGGGGCAGTTGTCAGAGATGACCAAGGACGATTGCAAGGAGGACTTTCTGGATACCTTGATGTGCTTCTTTCTTCGATATTCACAGAAGTTTATGCTTTTAGAGAGACTATGAGATGGCTTCTTCTATAA